One Streptomyces sp. NBC_00554 DNA segment encodes these proteins:
- a CDS encoding MIP/aquaporin family protein, whose translation MSSSDIFIGETIGTAVLILLGGGVCAAVTLKASKARNAGWLAIAFGWGFAVLTAVYISAPLSGAHLNPAVTLALAIKDGGWDDVPIYWAGQLLGAMIGAALVWIAYYGQFQAHLTDPEIVGDPGEKARTKSVEAEEKGAGPVLGIFSTGPEIRNVVQNLATEIIGTFVLILAILTQGLNGNGDGLGTLGALITALVVVSIGLSLGGPTGYAINPARDLGPRIVHALLPLPNKGGSDWSYAWIPVVGPLIGGAIAAGIYNVAFA comes from the coding sequence GTGTCCAGCTCCGACATCTTCATCGGCGAGACCATCGGTACCGCCGTACTCATCCTGCTGGGCGGTGGCGTGTGCGCCGCCGTCACGCTGAAGGCCTCCAAGGCACGCAACGCCGGATGGCTGGCCATCGCCTTCGGGTGGGGCTTCGCGGTACTGACCGCGGTCTACATCTCGGCGCCCCTTTCCGGCGCTCACCTCAACCCGGCCGTCACCCTCGCGCTCGCGATCAAGGACGGCGGATGGGACGACGTCCCCATCTACTGGGCAGGTCAGCTGCTGGGCGCCATGATCGGTGCCGCACTGGTCTGGATCGCCTACTACGGCCAGTTCCAGGCGCACCTCACCGACCCCGAGATCGTCGGCGATCCGGGCGAGAAGGCCAGGACCAAGTCCGTCGAGGCCGAGGAGAAGGGCGCGGGCCCCGTGCTCGGCATCTTCTCCACCGGCCCCGAGATCCGGAACGTGGTGCAGAACCTCGCCACCGAGATCATCGGCACCTTCGTGCTCATCCTCGCGATCCTCACGCAGGGCCTGAACGGCAACGGCGACGGCCTCGGCACCCTGGGCGCCCTGATCACCGCGCTCGTCGTGGTGAGCATCGGCCTCTCCCTCGGTGGCCCGACCGGCTACGCGATCAACCCGGCCCGTGACCTCGGCCCGCGCATCGTGCACGCCCTCCTCCCGCTGCCCAACAAGGGCGGTTCCGACTGGAGCTACGCCTGGATCCCGGTCGTCGGTCCGCTGATCGGCGGCGCGATCGCTGCAGGCATATACAACGTCGCCTTTGCTTAG
- a CDS encoding ABC transporter substrate-binding protein: MNRKTLVLPAVIGLLTPVLAACGGSGSGGDSGDPIVVGTTDRFIASKDAPAPLDPAYAYDVGSWNILRQTVQTLMIIPRGDGEPQPEAAEECGFTDTGNERYACTLRKDLKFANGDPVTAKDVKYSIDRALSIQADSGVFALLSTVDTVETQGDREVIFHLKTADATFPFKLSTPVAGIVNPDDYEKDKLRDGFSIDGSGPYTFKADVKDDELVNGVFTKNPNYKGVLSVKNSQVEMRSFADADSMGSALNKGDIDLMTRSMTPEQIKKLGAATDSDIDLIEMPGLEIRYLAFNTDDPAVKSTAVRQAMAQVINRSELVAKVYGTGADPLYSLVPATITGHSNSFFNKYGDPSVSKAKAMLTAADITTPVKLTLNYTTDHYGSVTADEFEQLKKQLNASGLFDVDIKGTPWDTFVPAERKGEYEVYGMGWFPDFPDADNYLAPFLDKDNFLKSPYLNSAIIDNLIPESRREADRLTASKSITEIQDIVADDVPVLPLWQGKQYIAARDDITGAEWALNSSSTLQLWELGRGVSG, translated from the coding sequence ATGAACCGCAAGACTTTGGTGCTGCCGGCCGTGATCGGCCTGCTCACCCCGGTGCTCGCCGCATGTGGGGGGTCCGGCAGTGGGGGCGACAGCGGCGACCCGATCGTCGTCGGTACCACCGACCGGTTCATCGCCTCGAAGGATGCCCCGGCTCCCCTCGACCCGGCGTACGCCTACGACGTCGGCAGCTGGAACATCCTCCGCCAGACCGTGCAGACGCTGATGATCATCCCGCGCGGCGACGGAGAGCCCCAGCCCGAGGCCGCCGAGGAGTGCGGCTTCACCGACACGGGCAACGAGCGCTACGCCTGCACCCTGCGCAAGGACCTGAAGTTCGCGAACGGCGACCCCGTCACCGCGAAGGACGTCAAGTACTCGATCGACCGCGCCTTGTCGATCCAGGCCGACAGTGGTGTGTTCGCGCTGCTGTCCACCGTCGACACCGTCGAGACCCAGGGCGACCGCGAGGTGATCTTCCACCTCAAGACCGCGGACGCCACCTTCCCGTTCAAGCTGTCGACCCCGGTCGCCGGCATCGTCAACCCCGACGACTACGAGAAGGACAAGCTGCGCGACGGCTTCAGCATCGACGGCTCCGGCCCGTACACGTTCAAGGCCGACGTGAAGGACGACGAGCTCGTCAACGGCGTCTTCACCAAGAACCCCAACTACAAGGGTGTTCTGTCGGTCAAGAACAGCCAGGTCGAGATGCGCTCCTTCGCGGACGCCGACAGCATGGGTTCCGCGCTCAACAAGGGCGACATCGACCTGATGACCCGCTCGATGACGCCGGAGCAGATCAAGAAGCTCGGCGCGGCCACGGACAGCGACATCGACCTGATCGAGATGCCCGGCCTCGAGATCCGCTACCTGGCCTTCAACACCGACGACCCGGCGGTCAAGTCCACGGCCGTCCGCCAGGCCATGGCCCAGGTCATCAACCGCAGCGAGCTCGTCGCCAAGGTGTACGGCACGGGCGCCGACCCGCTCTACTCGCTGGTCCCCGCCACCATCACCGGCCACTCCAACTCGTTCTTCAACAAGTACGGGGACCCGAGCGTCAGCAAGGCCAAGGCGATGCTGACCGCGGCCGACATCACCACTCCGGTGAAGCTCACCCTGAACTACACGACCGACCACTACGGCTCGGTCACCGCGGACGAGTTCGAGCAGCTGAAGAAGCAGCTCAACGCCAGCGGCTTGTTCGACGTCGACATCAAGGGCACGCCCTGGGACACGTTCGTGCCGGCCGAGCGCAAGGGCGAGTACGAGGTCTACGGCATGGGCTGGTTCCCGGACTTCCCGGACGCCGACAACTACCTCGCGCCGTTCCTCGACAAGGACAACTTCCTCAAGTCGCCGTACTTGAACAGCGCGATCATCGACAACCTGATCCCGGAGTCCCGGCGCGAGGCCGACCGCCTCACCGCCTCGAAGAGCATCACCGAGATCCAGGACATCGTGGCCGACGACGTACCGGTGCTGCCGCTGTGGCAGGGCAAGCAGTACATCGCCGCGCGGGACGACATCACCGGTGCCGAGTGGGCGCTCAACTCCTCCTCGACCCTCCAGCTGTGGGAGCTCGGCCGCGGAGTGAGCGGCTGA
- a CDS encoding response regulator transcription factor, whose protein sequence is MAIRVLLVDDQPLLRTGFRMILEAEQDLAVVGEAGDGLQALDQVRALQPDVVLMDIRMPRMDGVEATRQITGPGRDGPAKVLVLTTFDLDEYVVEALRAGASGFLLKDAPANELVQAIRVVASGEAMLAPSITRRLLDKYASHLPSGDEPVPDTLHTLTDREVEVLKLVARGLSNAEIAADLFVSETTVKTHVGHVLTKLGLRDRVQAAVYAYESGLVRPGAQ, encoded by the coding sequence GTGGCCATCCGCGTCCTACTGGTCGATGACCAGCCGCTGCTGCGCACCGGCTTCCGGATGATCCTGGAAGCGGAGCAGGACCTTGCGGTCGTCGGCGAGGCCGGCGACGGTCTCCAGGCGCTCGACCAAGTCCGCGCCCTGCAGCCCGATGTGGTTCTGATGGACATCCGCATGCCGCGGATGGACGGTGTCGAGGCGACCCGGCAGATCACCGGCCCGGGCCGGGACGGTCCGGCGAAGGTGCTGGTGCTGACGACCTTCGACCTCGACGAGTACGTGGTGGAGGCGCTGCGCGCGGGCGCCAGCGGCTTTCTGCTCAAGGACGCACCGGCCAATGAGCTGGTGCAGGCGATCCGGGTGGTCGCCTCGGGCGAGGCGATGCTCGCGCCGAGCATCACGCGCCGGCTGCTCGACAAGTACGCGAGCCATCTGCCGTCCGGTGACGAGCCGGTGCCGGACACACTGCACACGCTGACCGACCGCGAGGTCGAGGTGCTCAAGCTGGTGGCGCGTGGGCTGTCCAATGCCGAGATCGCTGCCGACCTGTTCGTCAGCGAGACCACCGTCAAGACGCATGTCGGGCACGTCCTCACCAAGTTGGGGCTGCGCGACCGGGTGCAGGCGGCGGTGTACGCGTACGAGAGCGGGTTGGTGCGCCCCGGCGCGCAGTAG
- the metH gene encoding methionine synthase, whose product MASLPNPSLPSELSESRARTDALRQALATRVVVADGAMGTMLQAQDPTLEDFQNLEGCNEILNVTRPDIVRSVHEEYFSVGVDCVETNTFGSNHSAAGEYEIADRIFELSESGARIAREVADEFGARDGRQRWVLGSIGPGTKLPSLGHIAYDVLRDGYQQNAEGLLAGGADALIVETTQDLLQTKSSLVGARRAMEALGLEVPLICSLAFETTGVMLLGSEIGAALTALEPLGIDMIGLNCSTGPAEMSEHLRYLARHSRTPLMCMPNAGLPILTKDGAYFPLTPPEMADAQENFVRDYGLQLVGGCCGSTPEHLRQVVERVRELEPGTRDPRPEPGAASLYQTVPFRQDTAYMAIGERTNANGSKKFREAMLEGRWDDCVEMARDQIREGAHMLDLCVDYVGRDGVADMKELAGRFATASTLPLVLDSTEVDVLRAGLEKLGGRAVINSVNYEDGDGPESRFAKVTQLAQEHGAALIALTIDEEGQARTVEHKVAIAERLIGDLTGNWGIHESDILIDTLTFTICTGQEESRKDGIATIGAIRELKRRHPDVQTTLGLSNISFGLNPAARVLLNSVFLDECVKAGLDSAIVHASKILPIARFTEEEVQTALDLIYDRRAEGYDPLQKLMALFEGATTKSRTAGRAEELAALPLDERLKRRIIDGEKNGLEADLAEALQSRPALDIVNDTLLDGMKVVGELFGSGQMQLPFVLQSAEVMKTAVAYLEPHMEKSDAEGKGTIVLATVRGDVHDIGKNLVDIILSNNGYNVVNLGIKQPVSAILDAAQEHRADVIGMSGLLVKSTVIMKENLQELNQRKMAADYPVILGGAALTRAYVEQDLYEIYEGEVRYARDAFEGLRLMDALIGVKRGVPGAVLPELKQRRVRPAVAATEVEERPEEGHVRSDVAVDNPVPTPPFAGTRVIKGIQLKEYASWLDEGALFKGQWGLKQARAGDGPTYEELVETEGRPRLRGLLDRLQTDNLLEAAVVYGYFPCVSKDDDLIILDDAGNERTRFTFPRQRRGRRLCLADFFRPEESGETDVVGLQVVTMGSRIGEETAKLFEADSYRDYLELHGLSVQLAEALAEYWHARVRSELGFAGEDPDAMEDMFALKYRGARFSLGYGACPNLEDRAKIAQLLEPERIGVVLSEEFQLHPEQSTDAIMIHHPEAKYFNAR is encoded by the coding sequence ATGGCCTCGTTGCCGAACCCGTCCCTTCCGTCCGAGCTTTCCGAGAGCCGGGCGCGTACTGACGCACTCCGCCAGGCCCTCGCCACCCGTGTCGTGGTGGCCGACGGTGCGATGGGCACGATGCTTCAGGCGCAGGATCCGACGCTGGAGGACTTCCAGAATCTCGAGGGCTGCAACGAGATTCTGAACGTCACCCGCCCCGACATCGTCCGATCCGTCCACGAGGAGTACTTCTCCGTGGGCGTCGACTGCGTCGAGACCAACACCTTCGGCTCGAACCACTCGGCGGCCGGTGAGTACGAGATCGCCGACCGGATCTTCGAACTGTCCGAGTCGGGTGCCCGGATCGCCCGCGAGGTCGCCGACGAGTTCGGTGCCCGGGACGGCCGTCAGCGCTGGGTCCTCGGCTCGATCGGCCCGGGCACCAAGCTGCCGTCGCTCGGTCACATCGCGTACGACGTACTGCGCGACGGCTACCAGCAGAACGCCGAGGGCCTGCTCGCCGGTGGCGCGGACGCGCTGATCGTGGAGACCACGCAGGACCTGCTGCAGACCAAGTCCAGCCTGGTCGGTGCGCGCCGTGCGATGGAGGCGCTGGGTCTGGAAGTGCCGCTGATCTGTTCGCTCGCCTTCGAGACCACCGGCGTCATGCTGCTCGGCTCGGAGATCGGTGCGGCGCTGACCGCGCTGGAGCCGCTGGGTATCGACATGATCGGCCTGAACTGCTCGACGGGCCCGGCCGAGATGAGCGAGCACCTGCGCTATCTGGCCCGGCACTCGCGTACGCCGTTGATGTGCATGCCGAACGCGGGCCTGCCGATCCTGACCAAGGACGGCGCGTACTTCCCCCTCACCCCGCCCGAGATGGCCGACGCGCAGGAGAACTTCGTCCGCGACTACGGCCTTCAGCTGGTCGGCGGCTGCTGTGGCTCGACGCCGGAGCACCTGCGCCAGGTGGTCGAGCGGGTGCGCGAATTGGAGCCGGGGACGCGTGATCCGCGTCCCGAGCCCGGTGCGGCTTCGCTGTATCAGACGGTGCCGTTCCGTCAGGACACCGCGTACATGGCGATCGGTGAGCGGACGAACGCCAACGGGTCGAAGAAGTTCCGTGAGGCGATGCTGGAGGGCCGCTGGGACGACTGTGTGGAGATGGCCCGCGACCAGATCCGCGAGGGCGCCCACATGCTCGACCTGTGCGTCGACTACGTGGGCCGCGATGGCGTCGCCGACATGAAGGAACTGGCCGGCCGCTTCGCCACCGCCTCCACCCTCCCGCTCGTGCTGGACTCCACCGAGGTCGACGTGCTGCGCGCGGGCCTGGAGAAGTTGGGCGGCCGTGCGGTGATCAACTCGGTCAACTACGAGGACGGTGACGGCCCGGAGTCGCGGTTTGCGAAGGTCACCCAGCTCGCGCAGGAACACGGCGCCGCGCTCATCGCGCTGACCATCGACGAGGAGGGTCAGGCCCGTACCGTCGAGCACAAGGTCGCCATCGCCGAGCGGCTGATCGGGGATCTGACCGGCAACTGGGGTATCCACGAGTCGGACATCCTCATCGACACCCTGACCTTCACGATCTGCACCGGCCAGGAAGAATCCCGCAAGGATGGCATTGCGACGATCGGGGCGATCCGCGAGCTGAAGCGGCGTCACCCCGACGTCCAGACCACGCTGGGCCTCTCCAACATCTCCTTCGGCCTGAACCCGGCCGCCCGCGTGCTGCTCAACTCGGTCTTCCTGGACGAGTGCGTGAAGGCGGGCCTGGACTCGGCGATCGTGCACGCCTCGAAGATCCTGCCGATCGCGCGGTTCACCGAGGAAGAGGTACAGACGGCCCTCGACCTCATCTACGACCGCCGCGCGGAGGGCTATGACCCCCTGCAGAAGCTGATGGCTTTGTTCGAGGGCGCCACCACCAAGTCCCGGACGGCAGGCCGGGCCGAGGAGCTGGCCGCCCTGCCGCTGGACGAGCGGCTCAAGCGGCGCATCATCGACGGCGAGAAGAACGGCCTGGAGGCCGATCTCGCCGAGGCCCTGCAGAGCCGCCCCGCCCTGGACATCGTCAACGACACACTCCTGGACGGCATGAAGGTGGTCGGCGAGCTGTTCGGCTCCGGCCAGATGCAGCTGCCGTTCGTGCTGCAGTCCGCCGAGGTGATGAAGACCGCGGTGGCCTATCTGGAGCCGCACATGGAGAAGTCCGACGCGGAGGGCAAGGGCACCATCGTGCTGGCCACCGTGCGCGGCGACGTCCACGACATCGGCAAGAACCTCGTCGACATCATCCTGTCGAACAACGGCTACAACGTGGTCAACCTGGGGATCAAGCAGCCGGTCTCGGCGATCCTGGACGCCGCGCAGGAGCACCGGGCCGATGTGATCGGCATGTCCGGGCTGCTGGTCAAGTCCACGGTGATCATGAAGGAGAACCTCCAGGAGCTCAACCAGCGCAAGATGGCCGCCGACTACCCGGTCATCCTCGGCGGCGCCGCTCTCACCCGCGCCTATGTCGAGCAGGACCTGTACGAGATCTACGAGGGTGAGGTCCGCTACGCCCGCGACGCGTTCGAGGGCCTGCGCCTGATGGACGCGCTCATCGGGGTCAAGCGGGGTGTCCCCGGAGCCGTGCTGCCCGAGCTGAAGCAGCGCCGGGTGCGTCCGGCGGTTGCCGCCACCGAGGTCGAGGAGCGCCCCGAGGAGGGGCACGTCCGCTCCGACGTCGCCGTCGACAACCCCGTGCCCACCCCGCCCTTCGCGGGCACCCGCGTCATCAAGGGCATCCAGCTCAAGGAGTACGCCTCCTGGCTGGACGAGGGTGCGCTCTTCAAGGGCCAGTGGGGCCTGAAGCAGGCCCGTGCGGGCGATGGGCCGACCTACGAGGAACTGGTCGAGACCGAGGGCCGGCCCCGGCTGCGCGGTCTGCTGGACAGGCTGCAGACCGACAACCTGCTGGAAGCGGCCGTGGTCTACGGCTACTTCCCGTGCGTGTCCAAGGACGACGACCTGATCATCCTGGACGACGCCGGCAACGAGCGGACCCGCTTCACCTTCCCGCGCCAGCGCCGCGGCCGCCGACTGTGCCTGGCCGACTTCTTCCGCCCGGAGGAGTCCGGCGAGACCGACGTCGTCGGCCTCCAGGTCGTCACCATGGGTTCCCGGATCGGCGAGGAGACGGCGAAGCTGTTCGAGGCCGACTCCTACCGTGACTACCTCGAACTGCACGGCCTGTCCGTCCAGTTGGCCGAGGCGCTCGCCGAGTACTGGCACGCCCGGGTCCGGTCCGAACTCGGCTTCGCCGGCGAGGACCCGGACGCGATGGAGGACATGTTCGCCCTGAAGTACCGGGGCGCCCGCTTCTCCCTCGGCTACGGAGCCTGCCCCAACCTGGAGGACCGCGCCAAGATCGCCCAGCTCCTCGAGCCGGAGCGCATCGGCGTCGTGCTCTCCGAGGAGTTCCAGCTCCACCCGGAGCAGTCCACGGACGCGATCATGATCCACCACCCGGAGGCGAAGTACTTCAACGCGCGCTGA
- a CDS encoding RecB family exonuclease, translating to METSTEGVVETSAEGVVGTGTGAEPGEPVAARAAVAPASLSPSRASDFMQCPLLYRFRVIDKLPEKPSEAATRGTLVHAVLERLFDAPATERTAPRAKSLIPGQWDRLRETRPEVVELFADDPEGERLARWLGEAEQLVERWFTLEDPTRLEPAERELFVEARLDSGLKLRGIIDRVDVAPTGEVRIVDYKTGKAPRPEYAEGALFQMKFYALVVWRLKQVVPRRLQLVYLGSGDVLTYDPVIEDLERVERKLHALWDAIREATETGDWRPRPTKLCGWCDHQAVCPEFGGTPPPYPLQVRAPESGGTSQGRMGPD from the coding sequence ATGGAAACCAGCACCGAGGGCGTCGTGGAGACCAGTGCCGAGGGCGTGGTCGGGACCGGTACCGGCGCCGAGCCCGGCGAACCCGTGGCGGCCCGGGCGGCCGTGGCACCCGCGTCCCTTTCGCCCTCGCGCGCGAGCGACTTCATGCAGTGCCCGCTGCTCTACCGGTTCCGGGTGATCGACAAGCTCCCCGAGAAGCCGAGCGAGGCGGCCACCCGCGGCACGCTGGTGCACGCGGTGCTGGAGCGGCTCTTCGACGCCCCTGCGACGGAGCGTACGGCGCCGCGCGCCAAGTCGTTGATCCCCGGCCAGTGGGACCGGCTGCGCGAGACCCGGCCCGAGGTCGTGGAGCTGTTCGCCGACGACCCCGAGGGCGAGCGTCTTGCGCGCTGGCTCGGCGAGGCCGAGCAACTGGTGGAGCGCTGGTTCACGCTGGAGGACCCGACCCGGCTCGAACCCGCCGAGCGGGAGCTGTTCGTCGAGGCGCGGCTCGACTCCGGGCTCAAACTGCGCGGCATCATCGACCGTGTCGACGTGGCGCCGACGGGCGAGGTGCGGATCGTCGACTACAAGACGGGCAAGGCCCCCAGACCCGAGTACGCCGAGGGTGCCCTGTTCCAGATGAAGTTCTACGCCCTGGTGGTGTGGCGGCTGAAGCAGGTGGTCCCGCGCCGGCTCCAGCTCGTCTATCTCGGCAGCGGCGACGTCCTGACGTACGACCCGGTGATCGAGGACCTGGAGCGCGTCGAGCGCAAGCTGCACGCGCTGTGGGACGCGATCCGGGAGGCCACCGAGACGGGCGACTGGCGGCCCCGGCCCACCAAACTCTGCGGCTGGTGCGATCACCAAGCGGTATGTCCGGAATTCGGCGGTACTCCCCCGCCCTACCCCCTGCAGGTCAGGGCGCCGGAGTCCGGTGGTACGTCGCAGGGCAGAATGGGGCCGGACTAG
- a CDS encoding ABC transporter substrate-binding protein, with translation MNMRNQWPVLSIATGLAVGLLTGCGSQSGGSGSSGSSIVMGMSDDVLATDPASGYDPGSWLLFNNVFQSLLSFPKGGTEPEPEAAKECSFTDTATKVYSCTLQSGLKFSNGDALTSEDVKFSFDRMLKINDDAGPAIMFPMLDTVETPDAKTVVFKLKYADATFPSKIASGAGSIVDHKQYADNGLRTDNEAVGSGPYKLESFGEDEAVFSVNESYKGTAKVKNSGVTLKFFHGDQAALKTAIENNEIDIAYRGLAADDIADIENDTATGTGVNVVEGTSAEVQHLVFNMDDPVAGQLSVRKAIAYLLDRQALVDEVYQDTATPLYSIIPAGIAGHNTAFFDTYGASPSRSKAQAALRADGITDKVKLTLWSTPSRYGPSTDQEFKAIAKQLNASGLFEATVKSVAFDEYEQDIADGKYGVYVKGWVPDYPDPDNFTAPFFGEGNVLSNNYTNSTITGRLIPDTAAESNRASTEADYGKLQDIVADELPIIPLWQAKQYAVVRDNVYGLEYCLDASTVFRFWEISKD, from the coding sequence GTGAACATGCGCAACCAGTGGCCAGTCCTGTCCATAGCGACGGGGCTGGCTGTCGGCCTGCTCACCGGCTGCGGCTCGCAGTCGGGCGGCTCCGGGAGCAGTGGCTCCTCCATCGTGATGGGGATGTCCGACGACGTCCTGGCCACCGACCCGGCGTCCGGCTACGACCCGGGCTCCTGGCTGCTGTTCAACAACGTCTTCCAGTCGCTGCTGAGCTTCCCCAAGGGCGGTACGGAACCCGAGCCCGAGGCCGCCAAGGAGTGCTCGTTCACGGACACAGCCACGAAGGTTTACTCGTGTACGTTGCAGAGCGGGCTGAAGTTCAGCAACGGTGACGCGCTCACCTCGGAGGACGTCAAGTTCTCCTTCGACCGCATGCTGAAGATCAACGACGACGCCGGTCCCGCGATCATGTTCCCGATGCTCGACACGGTGGAGACACCGGACGCGAAGACCGTCGTCTTCAAGCTCAAGTACGCCGACGCCACCTTCCCGAGCAAGATCGCCTCCGGCGCCGGCTCGATCGTGGACCACAAGCAGTACGCCGACAACGGACTGCGCACGGACAACGAGGCCGTCGGCTCGGGCCCGTACAAGCTGGAATCGTTCGGCGAGGACGAGGCCGTCTTCTCCGTCAACGAGAGCTACAAGGGCACCGCCAAGGTGAAGAACTCCGGCGTGACGCTGAAGTTCTTCCACGGCGACCAGGCCGCCCTGAAGACCGCGATCGAGAACAACGAGATCGACATCGCCTACCGAGGCCTCGCCGCCGACGACATCGCGGACATCGAGAACGACACCGCCACCGGCACCGGCGTCAACGTCGTCGAGGGCACCAGCGCCGAAGTACAGCACCTGGTCTTCAACATGGACGACCCGGTGGCGGGCCAGCTCTCGGTGCGCAAGGCCATCGCCTACCTCCTCGACCGCCAGGCCCTGGTCGACGAGGTCTACCAGGACACGGCGACGCCGCTCTACTCGATCATCCCGGCCGGCATCGCGGGCCACAACACGGCCTTCTTCGACACCTACGGCGCCAGCCCCTCCCGCTCCAAGGCCCAGGCCGCGCTGCGCGCCGACGGCATCACCGACAAGGTGAAGCTGACCCTCTGGTCGACGCCGTCACGCTACGGACCGTCCACCGACCAGGAGTTCAAGGCGATCGCCAAGCAGCTCAACGCCAGCGGACTCTTCGAGGCGACCGTCAAGTCCGTCGCCTTCGACGAGTACGAGCAGGACATCGCCGACGGCAAGTACGGCGTGTACGTGAAGGGCTGGGTGCCCGACTACCCGGACCCGGACAACTTCACGGCGCCCTTCTTCGGCGAGGGCAACGTGCTGAGCAACAACTACACCAACAGCACGATCACCGGCCGGCTCATCCCGGACACCGCCGCCGAGAGCAACCGCGCCTCGACCGAGGCCGACTACGGCAAGCTCCAGGACATCGTGGCCGACGAACTGCCGATCATCCCGCTCTGGCAGGCCAAGCAGTACGCCGTCGTCCGCGACAACGTCTACGGCCTGGAGTACTGCCTCGACGCCTCGACCGTCTTCCGCTTCTGGGAGATCAGCAAGGACTGA
- a CDS encoding HAD family phosphatase, with protein sequence MTSTVPALGTRTAEGSALEAVLLDMDGTLVDTEGFWWEVEAEVFASLGHVLDESWRHVVVGGPMTRSAGFLIEATGADITIAELTVLLNDGFEARIGHSLPLMPGAARLLAELAAHEIPTALVSASHRRIIDRILASLGPQYFALTVAGDEVERTKPFPDPYLLAAAGLGAAPARCAVIEDTATGVAAAEAAGCQVVAVPSIAPIAPAARRTVVNSLEEVDLPFLRGLMTEMR encoded by the coding sequence ATGACCAGTACGGTCCCCGCGCTCGGTACCCGTACGGCCGAAGGCTCTGCCCTGGAGGCCGTGCTCCTCGACATGGACGGCACTCTGGTGGACACCGAGGGCTTCTGGTGGGAGGTGGAGGCCGAGGTCTTCGCGTCCCTCGGCCATGTGCTCGACGAGTCCTGGCGCCATGTGGTGGTCGGCGGCCCGATGACCCGCAGCGCCGGCTTCCTGATTGAGGCCACCGGCGCCGACATCACCATCGCCGAGCTGACGGTGCTGCTGAACGACGGGTTCGAGGCCCGCATCGGCCACTCGCTGCCGCTGATGCCGGGGGCGGCCAGACTGCTCGCCGAGCTGGCTGCGCACGAGATCCCCACCGCCCTGGTCTCCGCCTCGCACCGGCGCATCATCGACCGCATCCTGGCCTCGCTCGGCCCCCAGTACTTCGCGCTGACCGTGGCGGGCGACGAGGTGGAGCGGACCAAGCCGTTCCCCGACCCGTATCTGCTGGCGGCCGCGGGACTCGGCGCGGCACCGGCCCGGTGCGCTGTCATCGAGGACACCGCGACGGGTGTCGCGGCCGCCGAGGCCGCCGGCTGCCAGGTGGTCGCCGTGCCCTCGATCGCCCCCATCGCGCCCGCCGCGCGGCGCACGGTCGTGAACTCTCTGGAAGAGGTCGACCTGCCTTTTCTCCGCGGCTTGATGACGGAAATGCGCTAG
- a CDS encoding IclR family transcriptional regulator has translation MARNIQSLERAAAMLRLLAGGERQLGLSDIASSLGLAKGTAHGILRTLQQEGFVEQDGVSGRYQLGAELLRLGTTYLDVHELRARALVWTDDLARSSGESVYLGVLHQQGVLIVHHVFRPDDSRQVLEVGAMQPLHSTALGKVLSAYDPVAHSEVLEAERKVFTARTTSELDEFEGVLDLTRARGYADDVEETWTGVASVAAPIYNRRRMPVGAVGIAGAVERVCKDGELRPELIAAVRDCARAVSRDLGAGRF, from the coding sequence ATGGCACGGAACATCCAGTCGCTCGAACGGGCAGCAGCGATGCTGCGGCTCCTCGCGGGCGGCGAGCGGCAGCTCGGCCTGTCGGACATCGCCTCCTCGCTCGGTCTGGCCAAGGGTACTGCGCACGGCATTCTGCGGACCTTGCAGCAGGAGGGCTTCGTCGAGCAGGACGGCGTTTCCGGGCGCTATCAACTGGGCGCCGAGCTGCTGCGGCTCGGGACCACCTATCTCGACGTGCACGAACTGCGGGCGCGCGCCCTGGTCTGGACGGACGACCTGGCCCGCTCCAGCGGCGAGAGCGTCTATCTGGGCGTGCTCCACCAGCAGGGCGTGCTGATCGTGCACCACGTGTTCCGGCCGGACGACAGCCGTCAGGTGCTGGAGGTCGGGGCCATGCAGCCACTGCACTCCACGGCACTGGGCAAGGTCCTGTCCGCATACGATCCGGTCGCCCACAGCGAGGTCCTGGAGGCCGAGCGCAAGGTGTTCACGGCGCGCACGACGAGCGAGCTGGACGAGTTCGAGGGCGTGCTCGACCTGACCCGCGCGCGCGGGTACGCGGACGACGTCGAGGAGACCTGGACAGGCGTGGCCTCGGTCGCCGCCCCCATCTACAACCGGCGGCGCATGCCGGTCGGCGCGGTGGGCATCGCCGGGGCCGTGGAGCGGGTCTGCAAGGACGGTGAGCTGCGCCCCGAGCTGATCGCGGCGGTACGGGACTGCGCCCGCGCGGTGTCGCGGGACCTGGGCGCCGGACGGTTCTGA